Part of the Gemmatimonadota bacterium genome is shown below.
CGGCACGTTGGTGAACCTCCTAAAACACTACCGGTTTCTGTGATGTATAGGGTTTGAGATGGCTTCAGTAAGAGCGGGATTCAGCAACACCAAAGACGAGTTAGCACCAGACCTGTTAGTGCAATTTGGGCCTACATTAATGGTGCAAATAGGGTTCGATCCAGACTTCCAACCTGGAGGGCTACACCCCAATCTGCCCAGTGTACCTTCGCCGGCCTTAATTGATACAGGGGCGACGGAAAGCTGTATAGATTCTACCCTTGCTTTGAATTTGAATTTGCCAGTAGTAGATAGGCAGACTGTCTCTGGGGCACACGGTTCGCATGCTTTGAACTATCA
Proteins encoded:
- a CDS encoding retropepsin-like aspartic protease, whose translation is MASVRAGFSNTKDELAPDLLVQFGPTLMVQIGFDPDFQPGGLHPNLPSVPSPALIDTGATESCIDSTLALNLNLPVVDRQTVSGAHGSHALNYHLAQIYVPDLQYTVYGLFAGVHLTVGGQPHNAIMGRTFLQGFTMTYEGTTGSVTISRDNDA